The window TCATGTATGTAACTGAATAAATGATTTCACCATTCTGATTGCTTTATATGTAAATTTAAAGCAATATGCGCTGTCCCCCGTGAATATGATCATGAAAGCTTCACATGCATTTTCAGAAAAGATACATCTACGTAACAGATGAGTTTAAATGGTGTAGCATGGTCAGTAatgattcatatagccgactccAACTTGTTTCGGACATAGACGTAGTTGCTGTTGATACATCTAAACAGGGTGGAATTCGTTTAAAAAGAATTGGAAGATGAAATTTAGAGGACCATATGATCTTAATTACAAAAATCGAATCACAGAACTGCATAGGCAAAGATGTTATGAGACAGGTGGAAAATAGTTTGATGCATGAACAGTTTTATTTATTGACTGGAAATTTGTATAACAATATCAACCTTAAGCACACCAGTTAGTCCAAGTTGGATCAAGAAGCACATTCAGGTGTTAATGACTATCTTCTTCTTCACAGAATTTTGTGTACTCTTTGGAACCCATCAAAGATTCCAATTCTGATGGACTACTTGGCTTCACTTTAATCATCCATCCATCTTCATATGGGCTTGAATTTACCTTGATTGCAGAAAGTAACAATGGAAATAAGATAATACAAAAATGACATTTCAACCAACTGGTAATTGAACTATCTATTAGTGAAATTTCTTATCAATCATGATAATTACCAAGCCAGGCGTTTCAGTAAGCTTTGTGTTGACCTCAACAATCTCGCCCGAGATTGGACAATTAATGTCACTAGTGGCTTTGACACTTTCAACAGCTCCGAAACTGCTTCCTTGGGAAGCAGAACCACCAGTTTCTGGTAGATCAACAAACACTACTTCTCCAAGATGGTCCTGATATCATCCAATTGTTTGAAAAATTAACTTCTACTCCTAAATTATGAACATCTCTTAACTGAAATATATTTCGTACACACATCATTCAGGAACTTGTTTCTGGTATTTGATCCAACATGCGTATCTGTTGAAGTGCATCACAAATAGACATGTGCACTATAATTCTAATATGCCTTTACTTcaattttccttattttcttttccagTAAACCAATAAGTTCATCATGTTTTTTCCTGTGTAAATTCATGGACAAGCATGAGTAAACTTTAGCTTTTGTTAGCATTGTGCTATAGAGATGTTATTCATTTAATTGGTTTATTCGGATTAGCATTTGCAATCGCCTAGAGGAAATGTGTCTTTAACTCCTCTAATACAAGCTTTGGCCAGAAAATGTGACATGAGAAACTCAATACACACATCAATATAGGATGGACAAACAGGTAATCTAACTTTTACCCTTGGAAGATCACCAATAGAAATAAACAGGCCTAAAGTCATTGATAACAATATTTCATTGGAGAAATGAGTTCAACTAGTACCATATATTGACAATGTTAGTAGTGGCGTATCCAATGAACAAGGTATGAGTGCatctgaacccataacttttggcTTAGACCATGTATATGTGTTAAAAAAATCAACTAAATATCTACAAATAATAGATGTTGCATCCAGTAAATTAGATTAAGGTGGTACAATTACAAATTTGAACTCATAAAGTTCACATCTTGGATCCGCATCAAAATGTTAGCTCGCCTAAATACACTACTAGCGTCAAATAGATTTACGTTAttagtgtatataagttaaatctaTGAGGAATATATGCAAGCATTAATTAAGCAGAAGACAGAAGACGAACCTGAGCATGATCAGTGATGCCAATAGTGGCCACTGAACCGTCATGTTTCACCCATTCATGTGAAGATGCATACTTCAGCCCATCAAGAACTGCAAAGCTAGCATTTCTAAGAAATTTGAAGTGGAAAAAAAAACATAATACTACGTTTGAAAGTAAGAATATAGACAAAAGTGCAATGAATTGTGAACGAGTAATTACCAGTTGAAAAGCATCTGGAGAGAGAAAAGGCAGGGGCAATTAGATTGGTTCGGGAGATTCTTAGTGCGTTGGCTGTTGAAGAAGCCCACATTCTCAGAGCCATACTTTTCTATTATTTCTTGTTTCACAAAAGATGAAGAACGATACTGCTTGCTATATACTTGTAGTTTTTATTATCTTGGATGAACGGTGGAAAATGGAAGCCTCATCCTATGAACTGAACTCTGTGACCAAGTGCTAGTAACGGTATAATAACCAGCAAAAGTTACAACGCATACCTACTAAATAACTGGGACGGGTGACCCTAATTTTAGGAAATTTTAGCTACTATAGTAAAGctttacaccctatttattataaataaaaatacttttaaaatattattttctatagctaccttttagtttttatagcaaaatatgtatttataGTTACTTCCTACTGTTAAACCATTAAATACGCTAtctaatatttttctctcttattctttcagTTTATACTCTCCCAAAATCACGCATAGTATGTTATTtctctctccaccatctctctcGTTCTTTCCTATATGAACCAGAAAATTGGTTTCCTCCGACAGACGGTGAGCTTTTCCATGATTTTCATGGTTATCACTACTCTTCAGCCATGAAAACAGTGAGCTTTTCCATGATTTCCTGCAAGTATTCTTaacattcttttcaaaattattcTTTCCCAATTTCATAGGACGTGGAGGCGTGACACCaatttttttcccttttgattCGTGATTTCTTGCTTCTATCAAGAACTATGAAATTGTGCAAGTCGTAAATCATCAACACAAATTTTCACCACTCACCACTAAAGTTTTTGGGTATTTGGCCGGTTaaagcttcttctttttctcttcaataattttttttaaatatccaCCATTGTTAGGTTTTCTGCAGAATACCCACTAAAGCATTCAATTTCGAAGGGCCATCTTTCGATTTGTAAATTACTCAAGAGGAATCTGTATTTGCAGGTTCATCAGCAACCATTGAAGCCGAAAGGAGAACAAAAATACGCAATGACCCTAAttgtagatgtatttatatgtattcgagTCTGCATACATTGATTTTTAGTTTCTACAATGATTTTCTCTtcttgtatttagatgtatttatatgtattcgatAAGGTATACactgattttttattttgtactGTAATTTTTGACtgttgtatttagatgtatttatatgtatttgagtTCTTACAACAACATTTTAAAATACATTGTTAGTTCTatcattttgatgttattcatcAATTAGTTATGCATTCAATCTAActgtattcatctatattttaaACCTAACTGTATCCATATATATTTAACACAATAATACAGTGAAATACTCTCAATACAAATAAaaaatcaatgaatacaaccaatgaaatataTTTAATAAAGCAGTAATACCATGTGTtaggaataaataaaatattgtgaATACAAAAATAAACTTGAATACATTGAACACAACCGTTAGATACAACAGAATACAAGCACTAGGTTTATTATGAAATATACAGGCAATAGGTTACTATTACAGGTTGTATTCGGCATAAATACATGATGTATTCATATACAGAAAAtcgaatttcaaaatatttctgTAGATACTTGTCTCAATTCCGAGCAGAACCTCGAACAATAtcagggaaaaaaagaaaaaaaaactcgaactgtatcaGAAAAAAAGAGGGACTGAAACTCTGAAGAATGCtatgttttttggtatttagTGTCCGATAAATCTTCTCATTAATTGGATTGATAATGTTGTGTGTTTCAATTGATTTAggggagttatattaggagtgtatccTGTTAAATTAgcagttgtcacgacccgaaattttcaccttcgggaccgtgatgatacctaatatttcacttgctaggaagacctacgttagaataatattagccattttaaaatattttaaattaattaataacaaagaaacaaagtcTGAAAtcaagtgaataatccataataatagcgatatttaaataccatcccaaaactggtgtcacaagtgcataaactactagaataatacaaataaaggtctaaataaaaataaagctatctgaaataaatacacagctatgataaagtggaaggggacttcaaaactgcgaacgccatgcagctatacctcaagtctcctgcgaataactgaatccgagcaaatctactatacgccgctgagaccaactccggtatctgcacaagaagttcagagtgtagtatgagtacaaccgaccccatgtacccagtaagtgccgaacctaacctcgacgaagtagtgacgaggctaagacaggtCACATAGATTAACCTATacgcaataacaataataacaacaaaaatagaaataaaacaggtgtctcttttcaacagttgaagccaaATCGGCAGTCacaaccaattattatttcaatcaatttttattgcggcgtgcaaccctatccttatatatcttttcaatcaattctgttgcggcgtgcaacccgctcctccaatatattcatttcaatcaattctgttgcggcgtgcaactcgctccttcaatatattcatttcaatcaataatctgttgcggcgtgtagcccgcaCCTCCAATATCTTCACTTTCATttccgttacggcgtgcaacccgctcctccaatatattcatttaccaattcttataaaaaaaaaaattattccaataaatgcaataattaatatgaaattataagacaacaagcatacaataattataatttattagaaataagtgatgacaagtagcaattaattgtggaaattaaggaTGTAATAGGTATTTTAATAATCAGTATGTTAAATGTCAAGTgacaattaagtcacataaatcaaataagcatgtagcaattatagcatggattcaaggcatgatattgagcaaagaacacaagagaaataattaatataataattaattcatgatttaaaacgatttatgatttttcaagtaattatgcaaataattaatttgatgacgtatagacactcgtcacctcgcctatacgtcgttcacatgcatttcacataataaataatttaatggttctattccctcaagtcaaggttaaccacgatacttacctcgctatGCAAATAAATTTCATGATTCCAATACACactttgcctcgtgaattcgcgtctgaaatcttcaaatctaatcacaaacaatttaatatactcaacacgaatcgttggaactaattccatatgaaattataaatttttcggattaaaatccaaaaattattttaaaaatcaacagtgggacaCACATCTCGAATAccagaaaaactcacaaaatccgaacacctattccgatacgagttcaaccatgcaaaaattatcgaattccgacatcagattgcctttcaaatcctcaattaaagtctttgaagatttataccattttcaatccaatctttacccatttaaactcaacaatcttttcacaaccttgttggtacaagcatgtataactaatactctcacatccaagaatcacactcacaattacccatctttacccaaactcgaaattgaagactaagggttagaaccttaccttttagatgaagatcttgtgattagcttccttgattcttgaaaattggtacaagattggatgattagaatgttatgTTTCCTCCTTCTCtttctaaaatgctcttacctctctctaaaaccctcagaaaaatatcccaaaataagccccaagggatatttatcaaaatggggccgggttatgaaaataggaaaattaaccctCTGAAATcaagtctgcggtcgcataatggacggtagaatgggtatgcgggtcgcacaatgaACCACATAATCGGTGCCTAGAAATGGACTTCATCGAACAATTCTGCAActagttttgcggtcgcataaccacttctgcgatcgcagattTAGCCGGAGACTCGCATTCTGCCAGCCTTTAGCAAtctggtcataacttcttgtaagagtgtccaaatgatgaacggtttgaatcgttagaaactagactcgaagatatttaatttgataggtttttcatcacataaatccttatatatatttatatatatatgctcgtccaaagtttggtcttgtgcgtactcatttggaactttagtctattatgaaattttccaacttaacttagacttaggcctctccttagaccccacatcacttataatatgcctcgtacacttgtTATCATATCCTATTGGTATCTATAATATTAAtagtcctcaaatgagaagtagagtccacccccaaacacataacataacttatcttttCTTTCACCCATTTAAATTTCCCGattttttactaactcccaaaatttccaaaaatttcgctagagtttcctttataactgggcctatccacctgccagagaattcTAGAAACAAATCCTAACAATACATACATATTCCAATCaacgtaacataacatgaaaataataCTGACAGTGgcatcataagcaatatattactagaaaaggAACGCCATTAATATCAACTATTCAGGTGATACGTAACTCATAACAGGTAAGCTCTCAACATCTTCATAGAACACAGAAATGAacatttaaattaaagatgacatttttgggtcatcataatctctacctctaaaacaaacgttcgtcctcgaacggaattagaaaagtacaTGAGCTGATGAAAAGATATGGATATTTGCTCcgtatgtccgactcggactcccaggtagctgccttaATCGACTGAACTCTTCATTGTACccgaactaaaggataactcttagacctcaacttacggacctgccgagctagaatagctaccgactcctcctcataagtcaaatctttgtccaattgaactgagctgaagtctaacacatgtgacggatcaccgtgatatttttggagcatggatacatggaacaccagatgaactactgataaactaggtggtagtgcaagcatgtaggctacttcacccaccctttcaagaatttcatatggtccgatatacctagggctcaacttgcccttctttccgaatctcattacacctttcataggtgaaacttgGAGCAATACTTTTTCTCatgccatgaatgcaacgtcacgAACCTTGcaatcgacataactctttttcctagactgagctgtgcgaagtcgattctgaataatcttgaccttatccaaggcatcctagtaccaaattggtacccaacaaccgagcctctcccggttcaaaccagccaactggcgaacgacattgcctcccatataatgcttcatatggagccatccgaatgctcaactggtagctgttattataggcaaactccacaagtgaaAAGAACTGATCCCTAGAACCTCCAAAGTTTATAACACAAGTGCaaagcatatcttctaatatttgaatagtgcgctctgactgtccgtctgtctgtggatgcaatgctgtactcaactccacccgcgtgcctaactcacgctgtacagccctccaaaagtgtgaggtgaagtgtgtacctcgatcagaaatgatagacacaggcacaccgtgaaggcggacaatcttgcggatataaatctccggtaaccgctctgaagaatatgtaactactactggaataaaatgtgctgacttggtcaacctgtccataatgacccatactgcgtcaaactttctctgagttcgtgggagtccaacaacaaaatccataatgatacgctcccacttccacttaggaatttataacttctgaagcaaaccactaggtctctgatgctcgtacttaacctattgacaattcagacaccgagctatatatgaaactatatcctttttcattctcctccaccaataatgttgccgaaaatcttgatacattttggcggtatccgaatgaatagaataccaggaactgtgagcctcttaaagaattaattcacgaagcccattcacattaggaacacatatacGACCTTGCATccgcaaaactccatcatctcccacaGCAACCTGCTTGGCAGCCgcaccgtgtccttgaggacaagcaaatgaggatcatcatactgtcgctctctgatatgctcatataaagaagacggagcgactgtacaagctagaactcgactgggctctgaaacatctaatctcacaaacttaCTGGCCAAAGTCTGAGCATTTGCAGCtagcggcctctcaccaactggaatatatacaaggctgcccatactcacaacctttgtactcaaagcatcggccaccatattggcctttccaaggtgatacaaaatagtgatatcatagtctatcaacagctccaaccatcttctctgcctcaaattaagatctttttttcTGAATAGATACTGTAAACTACGATGATTTGTGAATACTTCACATGACACGCCGTAGAgatagtgtctccaaatcttcagcgcataaacaatggctgccaattctaagtcatgaacaggaattcttctcatggactttcaactgccgcgacgcataagcaatcactctaccatcttgcattaatactgcaccaagtccaatacgagatgcatcacaatacaccgtgtaagaccctgaacctataaGTAATACCAATACgggggctgtagtcaaagatgccttgagcttttgaaagctctcctcacactctttggtccacctgaatggagcacccttctgggttaatctggtcttaatagttgttcataatcaattacagaatcgtcaattaacttcatattaacaaaaatctcgtttcaaaccttcacaatactgataacgagatgcgaggcatgaagacctcataattatttacccgaattaacgagtcacatttaatgccacctgggcgggcacctacctcgtaggttaaaacttaataattacaacacaaatttggcaagtatgcatagAGAAATTCATACaataattttcaaataagcctaacaggcatgactccctattattactatagtacaaatttaatttcacatgggagaacttaaacataaaaattttcctcacaaggatctcgtccttatataacttccaccacagctcgtagcccggtttaaacatatcaatttatattaaaatgcgaggatctcgtcctcagttctgaatcacaagtaatatgcacatcgtgccaatcacaaatttctattttctccctttaaataattttggttacacaaaatcacaacacataatgaaccccacaccgatagggcatataattcacaatttgtaattaattatccggaaattacatcaaaacttacagaaatgagtaacagaaagccacttTTAGCCTctcagctcttattagtgaccaacatggaaagataggcgtagttatctccatagaatctctcaataggagtaaacacataagtagattatagaattacgaagctcatcATAAGTGGAGTATAATAGGAAGACTCGTCTCGATACTCGAAACCAAATCAAGTTAGGGAAactattcctttatattaaatcgaggtcgttcctgtaacgacaccatctgatgtagcgacctccgccataccataaaacaaatatatcaatggCTGGGACtctacctctaggacgccttctacccgtttgtcctccacccctaactggtcgtgtgggtggtgtagtaactgcaatggggcacgtagcctgagtgctttgatgaaatatgtctctcccaagtttgggaatattttctcatgatgtgcctagtatcaccgcattcataacaacccctttgcgggtttggctgctcatgcagagtctgtgccagataactagaataaccattgtaggaaacttatgtcagtggtgcattaaaagaacttattgGAGCAACCCgattaatccgatgtgcggattgggctggccgactgcccgagcccccgccataatgatttatactggcagagtagaatccactgaatcccccagaacctcgagatgtcttggtctccttagtttcctttttcctcaccccgaacatgttttaatatcttggcaatttatGCCACTAGGGGAAATGAAGTATcacccgagtcgtacaaaattttacgatcataattgactCCTTTAATGAGTCAGTGGACTCGCTCTCTTgttgtaggaagcaaagtaggaatatgacgagCTAACTtgttgaacctgatggcatattctgacatcgTCATGGTGACTTGACGCAACTATTCAAACCCTATGCGacacgcattacggagagttcgggaaacaaactctttcaaaaatgtttATGAGAACCGAGCCAAGTAGGCGGTGTTGCATTGgatggtctgccctcttcataggcttgccacgaatacctatggagaattatctctcccaaggccaattgcttattttgttatgctgactcaacactgttgagctgacccatttcttaacatactcttcgattcttctttggggtaacccttacccctatttatacacaacgatcacaaacgtagagctccatacagacaaatcttggcacgaaccacatatTCCAAAATCTTGTCAACTACtatacttcctccgaagcaccccaaaagcCGCAACCATGACGttcacgctgagtagaccttctataaatttaaagttatttctctaactcctttggtactgaagtataggattattaagtaggCGGACATACCACAAGTCCCAActttatcctctacaaaatctcaggtcttaaacatgtgtaaatttttggggaacctttcagtaccgcatatatacatttcaggccaaaactgatataacacatgaccccacaatctatccattgatagtggactcccccactcagCGCGAAGTAATAGTTCAccacgtccgatgatccacaatattaaccttcacatctcgtataaatcaaccagatgccaaggtccgttgcaccccccacatgattcactgggtgatctttCAATACGtctgcatcttcagtcggaaccacacgttgaggcaatgtttgagcatctctggctccctcgtagtctaTATACGGCATCACGTACCATCaacgcacaactgatactgagtgcgcaatgtcatataCGAGTGGAcacaaaggaatatgagatatatgtttcaagctaaatcaatgccgcacgataaggaatgaaagaagtggaattattcctaaactctgaagcctctggaagataagtacagacgtctccgtaccgatctttcagactctactaagcttgctcgtaactcatgagacctatgtaacctaatgatctgataccaacttgtcacgacccaaaatttccaccttcggaaccgtgatggcgcctaacatttcacttgctaggcaagccaatgttagaataaaaTTAGctattttaaaactattttaaatgaattaataacaaagaaacaaatacagaaataaagtttgaaatcaagtgaataattcataataatagcgatatttaaataccatcccagaactggtttcacaagtgcacgagctactagaacaatacaaataaaggtctaaatgaaaataaagatgtttgaaagaaatacacagctatgataaagtggaaggggaattcagaactgcgaacgccatgcagctatacctcaagtctcccgcgaatagctgaatccgagcaaatctactatacgctgctgggaccaactccgatatctgcacaagaagtgcagagtgtagtataaatacaactgaccccatgtaccaagttagtgccgagcctaacctttttgatattttttaaatgttataacaataacaataacaacaacaacaacaacaacctagtaaaatcccactaatggggtctggggagggtagtgtgtacgcagaccttacccctaccccgaaggagtagagaggctgttttcgaaagaccctcggctaaaaaaaaaaaggacaaaaagacaaaaggacaaaaagaggcaatattagtatcacaacaacaatcatatgataaataggaacaccatgaaatccagaagaaagatgcaaagcaaagggagacaatattagtaaatattagtatcaccacaacaatcatatgaaaaataggaacaccatgaaatctagaagaaagatgcaaagcaaaagcgatagctagtaaatagggcatgcactgaaaagcgaaatagtaagccacaacattgccactagctatcttagccAAAAACCCTatatggctagtcccacaatggtacgaaatAAGGCATGACTCAACTGCCTCctagcctacaaccctaatactcgacctccacatcttcttatcaagtgtcatgtcctcggaaatctgaagcctcgccatatcctgcctgatcacctttccccaatacttcttaggccaccctctacctcttctcatgccCTCAACAACCAGCTGCTCACATCTCTGTatcggagcatctgggcttctcctctgaacatgtacgaaccatctaagcctcgcttcccacaACTTGTCATCAAtaggagccacatgcaccttctcccga is drawn from Nicotiana tabacum cultivar K326 chromosome 22, ASM71507v2, whole genome shotgun sequence and contains these coding sequences:
- the LOC107778948 gene encoding glycine cleavage system H protein, mitochondrial, with the protein product MALRMWASSTANALRISRTNLIAPAFSLSRCFSTVLDGLKYASSHEWVKHDGSVATIGITDHAQDHLGEVVFVDLPETGGSASQGSSFGAVESVKATSDINCPISGEIVEVNTKLTETPGLVNSSPYEDGWMIKVKPSSPSELESLMGSKEYTKFCEEEDSH